A window of Pyrus communis chromosome 3, drPyrComm1.1, whole genome shotgun sequence genomic DNA:
TACTTACTAATAATTCATCCATCATTGCATTCTTCGCATTCTCGGGCACATCTTTCCAAGAAAGTCACTCAACAGTAGGACAATTGTTCCCCATGGCTACAGCAATCATATGTGTGAACTGCAAATGTTGCCTCAAATCATTCGGTTGATGTTGGTCACGCTCTGATCCTTATTTTTATCTTCCATCTCACACAAACAGAAatgtgaagaataaggagaacataactgtgaagaataaggagagcagaagcgcatatttataggaaggctAGGGCCTTTGTGCCACGAAGGCTTTGTCACGCAAATACCCGCACTAAATACAATGCAGATTTTTGTTGATTCACATTTACTGAATGCTTTGACTAAAAACTGATTGTAACTTGCGCGACGAAGCCTTTGTCGCACAAGTGTTCCTCGGTTTCCCGAGCGTTGAATGTTCTGGCTTAGAAACTGAACAagctttgcgcgacaaagaCTGTCGTGCAAAGATTCAACGGGAAAATCTTCATTGCACGTTAATTTTCCCGCTAAAAAAACAACCCCATGTTTTTCTTATTGGCTTTGTGCGACGAAGGTATGTTCATTGTTGTGCAAGGAGTCATTCTGTGACGGAATTTGCTTTGTCACGCAAAATTTTGTCGCGCAAGTAGTTTTTCCTACTggtgattttaaaaataaaaataaaaaatgttcacGTACACTTTGTGTGTTGGCATATactagttttaattatttgtttttgtttaatattgGACACAAACCGAAGTCAGCACCAGCCCTTATAGTGTGCTGACTGTTCCTTGTATTAGTGAAGAtattggattttattttttagaggaCCCCGATTTAAAGGTACATACGTGTGGTAATTATTAAATCTTTGCaaacttttttattatataaaaataaatggcTCGGGTCATAAGTGTAGGGATGACAAGGATCGAGCTTCAAGCAAGGATCAAGATGTTGCCATGTGTCAGTAGATTAGGCAATGTAGCAGTTAAGTTAGTTGTGTTTGTTGTGAAATGGATTGCTTAGGGAGTTAGCAATGTAACTAGTATAAAAGGAAAAGTTACTCTTGTATTCTTAATAGTGAAGAAATATATCAAAGAATTATctcatttctttctctctttaaaaTTCTATCTCTCTACTTCTTCGATCACATTGTCACCATTGATGACCTTGGAGCTGAGTTCACTGCATTTCTACAATAAGAATCTAGTCGCTTAATGTAGAAATGTACATGCATGCATGAGATGGTAGTTTTCAAATATGAATTTTCATTTTagtattaaaattatttttacaagggtatttttaaataattaagcaAATGCTTATGCATCTGTCTACAATATATTGGAATGTAGTTGATGCTAACTTTCTGCTTTCAAGGATGCCAAACGCTTTATTCATAAAAGCACTACAAAATACAAACCGGAGAACTAATATTATAATTAGTTTTATGCCCTGCATACCAAACCCAACGTTGTTATAATAATTAGTTGTTATAATAATTAGATTTGCAAATCTGTGTTAgcttttttgttcttctttggTTTACTATGCAAATTTGTGTAAGTTGTTTTACTCTTGATATATAGTACTTCGAtcttttaaacaaaaacaaatagatAGTACTCCAAATCTAATTAGAAGcgctaattaaccttcaaagttgaacaatttgtgtgtgtgtgtgtgtgtgtgttaaaaTAAGGAGGAAAGTCCCCAGACAACGTCCTAACTCAAACTATCAGAACAAATTTGTGTTAAATTGTTTAGCTTTTAGTTTATCATGCATATTTCTGCTATGAACTTTATACTTATGAAAATTACAGTGTAACTAGCTACCTAAAATTTAGTCATGTTGTACATCAACTTGCGGCCATTAGTTTATCATTGTGAGCCAAGAGTCCATCTTATTGGTCATATTTTGACGACTAGAGAGTTATGATCACccatcatttgatttgatatcaagagttgaaattaaaaatattaaaagcaCATCTATTTATATTCCACTCTTAATAAcaaacccaaaaataaataattgtgcattttttttatcaatagcAACCAAGACAAACTTTATATGTGAGCCAAATACTCAGCTCAGCTTACAAGCATTTGTTTAAGGATAAATTTGGTCTTGGACAATAACAacaaacatgcatgcataatatatatatatatatatatatatatatatatatataacaaatcaATAATAGTCTTCCTCGCTAGGGTTTCTATATGTATCATTATCTGAGATCTAACCTTCCTTGCGAGCTGCCTTAAAGAATTTTTGTCAGCGAATCCTTGTGCTGAGCTCACGAGGATTTAgtttgcttctctctctctttctctcattgTTTTTAATCCTCATTAGTTTTATAGAGGAAAGAGACAgtaaaaaaatctataaataaGACCGAATCccttggttgttttttttttaaagggacTAGCTGGTGGGGAAGTGGCCAATTCATGGCACTTTATTCTTTTGGGAGTCAGAAAGACCTATAAAGACATTTCAAGCACCTCTTGActaccatcgtgtgattcactagCGTTATGAATTGAACACAGAACAAACTATGTGGAATACATGTCTGAAATTCATCTCAACCACTGGACCACTCCACGGTGGTTCGAATCCTTTGGCTGTTAattgttatgttttgtttgtcaaCACACTTAGCTAAGCCAAACAggcttttctttctttaaaaagATAACAtaaattcaagaagaaaaaaaaattcaaaggaaGATGAAAAATATTCCAAGTGCCACTTCATcgtattaaaagaaaaattagtttagggaaatatataaatatcttaaGATATTGATGACTACTTTGTCGTAGAGTAGATGGAACCTGCAATTTACAATGACTAGGTACCATCACCACCAACTAATTAAGACAACCATGTCGATTACAAAGCTTTTATATAAACATTGTGAATTTAATATGAACcactcgaaaaaaaaaaattgaacaaatgatGACCAACCAATTTCATATTAAAATCTaaccctttaaaaaaaaaaaaaaagacaaattcAAATTCCTAACTAGCTTCGAAAGCAAAGATGCATCTTTCGTCCCCGGTTTTCACACCTGAATTTTGGATGGACAGTTACCAAATGTCATTGGTATGATCTCATGATGTTAGAATATATCATCttatctaacaaaaaaaaaaaatagcctccAAGCAGCCCATGCATGGTTTTATGATCTAATTAACCTTTAAAAATTCCACAATGGAGGAAAGATTACTCGTGCaatgaaaataataaactaCAATTGGAACTCAAACAAGCAATATACTTTTTTTATAGCATAAACAAGCAATATACTTAACATGAAGGAAAATacaagcatacatatatatctacataatttttaattttttacaacaATCGCATatcgttttttttcttcttttctttccgTTTGAATTCTAAATGAAATGATGACATCAGTAGTGGCTCCAAATATTGTTGGGCATGCCGACATCAGATAGGTAGTTTTCTGTACTTCCTTCCCCAAGGCTTGGTGATGAGCCATCCAAAGTAGGATAAGTGGTACTTTCCATCTTGGTAAGGTGACTCAAAATAGCTTTTAGCACCTTTTTGTCACATGAAAAAGGGTCAAGAAAATTGGTCACATTTGGCAACCCTCCAAATGTGGTTGTGTTGGTATTATTATTGTGCTTGGTGGGTATGTTTGGTTGAGAACTGGTGATGTCAGTGTGTGTGAAAATTGGGTTGGTTTGGTTCTGGGAGAACATGGAGAAGCAGGGCACTTGCTCATACTCTTGGGGTTGAGTCTCTGTGTGTGTCTGAGTCTGAGTTTGGCCATCGAAACTGATGTAGGAGTCCATCAAGGCAGGCAGAGTTAAAGTGCTCGTGTCATCGTAACAGCTAATTCCCATGCTGGGTTTGGCAGCTATCTCTCGGTTTTTATAAAGCACTCTGCACAAAACCCAATCTTCCTGCATCGGAAACTATTTTTGTTAATAAGTgaagcataaaaaataaaaataaacaaaaagtcaaaaaccGAAGTAGATAAATTTTCGGTGTATCTCGAATATCTACTATAcgacttttattattatttccaAGAATAAACCTGTGAATTGCGTTTTGATACATGTCAATTAACAATCAGCTCTAGCAGCCACTAGTTACAATACTTTAGGTGAAGGGACAAATTATTCCTTGGAATTTAAATGGTAGGAAAGTTGAACATAGAAGAAATTAGAATGCATTACAGCCTATGTGAATTAACTATATTAATACACTTTCCTAAGATGTTACAAACCTACATATAATATATGAAGAAGGATCTGCTTGGGTCAGCTACCATCAAGATTAAATTTTCCATATAATTTACGGAGTGTTGACAAGTGGACAAAAATATAGGTTTTGGCTATGGAGAAatacaaatatttttaaaaagtcAAAGATCTTAATACAAATAATGAAAATTCTTTTGTAAGATCCCACTTGCTAATTGCCACACAATTACCCATTTAAAATTCTCAGCAGATTACTAGTTggaaatatatatgtatatataaggtAATGTTAGGTAGACTACATTTGTAAGctaaatgatgtatcaccaatGAAAAGTAatcacgttaatcaacacttaaataataatccaatcatcgacttttatgtaatttaattaaaaaattagtattatccatatatatatatatatatcccgtATATAAGACTACATTTTCTGATTGTACCGGCTGACCTACTTACTATCAGAGTTTATTTGCATTTAATTCTTATAATATTAGGGTGTTTGTAATATGATCGAAAACAAAGCATGATGTATTACGAAAGTTGTTATTGGCACTAAttccttataaaaaaaatacaaggtAGAAATTCAAGAAGTGTAAGATAACTTCTGAAGTGACAATAAGATTTCCGAGTATTTTGATTATAATTGTTAAAATCTGACAAGGAAAAAGAACGGATCGATGTAGCATACCTTGAGAGGAGAGATTTCAGGAGGACTAAGAGGACCTTCAAGCCGAAACTCATGCATGACCCAATCGGATTTTCTGCCTTTGGGAGCTCGGCCCTGGTAGAAGACCAAGGTTTTTCTCATCCCAACAAGGATTCCTTTGCGACGGATTGACCTATCTTTTCCTGTGGCCTTCCAATACCCTGTTGCAGTTGCACGGTTTGTTCGAAGCCCTGTTGCATATTTACGATCACGCTGACTGTAGAAGTACCATTCTTTCCTTCCCACACATGCACTTTCTGCAAAACATCATCGCTTAATGAGTCACCAATACTGTTATTTGGACCATATTAATTACCAATCACTTTACTAACCACCTTTCTAATAGGGACGTAAATTACATGGGTGAGTGAGAACTCTCTCTATTAAATAAGTTATGACAGTAAATCTGATAGAATGCGTACAAGCGGTAAAACTAACCCTAAATTCTAAACTCTGAGATAAACGACATCATGCAACAAAAAGACCGTAACCCTAAAACCTAAACGTTGAACTCTGAAACAAACAACAACATGCCACATATATTCTTTTCTTAATATGGGTTAAAACTTAATGATTATGAATAATAGTTTGTGGGAACAATTATAAAACATAGCTGGAGGATTTTCAGAATATGGATATTTAGGACATGGAGGATGAGTTTGCTGAAGGCCTACCCCAGCTGGAGCCGAAGGGACGACCCCAATTCAAACAAgcactattttttttccttgccatgcatcaattaatttttaaatgatatatatgtctgtatttttttatgtataaaTTCATACCATTGGTATATTTTTCAGATCGAATCTGGTTTGTTCCAGtttcaattaaattaatatgCAGTGACGTCAACCGAAGACTTCTTGATAACCAGAACAGGGCGACAAAATAGAAAATGGTGGTGACTCATCATCATCCATGGCCAAAATAGCTGAACGATATCCAGCTATTATGCAGTTGATGAGGGGTCAGTATCCAAGtctcaaaagaaaattattgaaCATAAAATGCCAATTGCATGCCCAAGTCACCTAaaggtttcttctttttttcttttttcttttgtgtaatTCACAAAAGGTTTCTTTGCTTTAAAGTGTGAGTTGATCATGAATCATGCATGGGAAAGAATTGTACCTTTTCACTTATAAAAAATCACCTTTACATATATGAGCGATTATCAATTATTTATGCATGTAAAGAcatttttacatatataaaagtCAAATGTCGATGTATGTATAAAGTGGAACGACGACCAATAGTTATGCGTTGAAAACTGTTAGCAAGAGAACTTCTATCAGATAACTGTTTTGTTATAATTAAACATAGAAGTTTAAAGAAGAATATGTTTGAAAAATCAAAGGAGATATGATTAGAGGATGATGGTGACAAGCCCTAAGCCTTCTAGTGGTTGGGGTGAGGATGAGAATACGAAAGTTTAATTCCTTCCAACCTGGTTGGATACACGCGTGTGGATGCAATGGGATGGAAACTAGACTTTGGGGTTTGCTTTATATATCACAAATTTTGGTTGGGAAAAATACCAAGAACTTCCATTTCTTCAAAAAGAAATGATTAAGAAATTTTTGTATTATATAATACAAACTAAGTAAAGATAGGACCATGGGAAATGAATTTGCCAATAGATATTTGGGAGCTTCCGGACGATTCAAAGCAGCTTTATTCTGTAGCTTGCGTTTCCACTGTCTTCCTCAAAGATGGTGGTAGGGACCATGAGTTACAGAATACATAATCGCATATATTCTAGTTATATTATTAGTGAAAATTAATGTTGCACTTGTGAACGAAAGGGAAATGTActatagaatatatatatatatatattatttttatatatatgcatatttacCTATTTATTATATTTACAGATGGTTGCAAAATACTAAAAATGTTTATTGTATACATGCGCAGACGCCTAACAGGTATAAATAAGTATGGACTCTAAAAATGGAACATACATCCATCAAGCATGGTTCAAATTAAGTTGTTTACctccatttatgaaatgactaatATATTGGACCACatgaaataataatttttttctacaaGTGTAGAATTTTTTTGTGTAGTGGTACCAAAGAAGATCAAAATATTGTTAAACATGCTGCTGTTAACTCCCACAATGAGGATGGATATGGAAATGAGTTAGTTTTAGGCCATACCAATATTTGATTCCCTCCCATGTAACAAAGCAGAAGAAAGTCAAATTGCTACCATAACTAAAGTATGTAGTTTATAATTATTTACTAACATGTGATTCGCAACCTAACAAGAGGATCTTACAAAAAAAGGAGTGATAGTTTATCACACATAAGGTTTATTATTATCATCTAAAATCCATTGTTCCATCCAAAGATTAAAAGCAGCTTACAAAGCATGAACGAGGACTTAATTAGCTCTTTAATTATACCCAATCTAAAATGTTTGCTTAATCCAGCAAACcctaaaagaaaatggaaagcaAAAGTTCAATTTATAGAggattaaaaaaagaaagaataaaataacTGCCTAGAATTCGTTAAGCAACTTGGATATTATTgtactattattattaaaagTTTATTCCAcgtacttttgaattttgaacatTTATCAAAGTACTGCATCAACAAATTGTCTGTTGTAATTTCTGATGAAAATTTGAGCAACTCTAATCACAATAATTGCGAGAACAGGCTAATATATCAGCATCACTTTTCAATCCGTCACATGATAATTGGTCCACTCGAGGCCATTTGATTTTATCAATTACAAAATTGTGGCAGGGCAGCTGCAGGAACACACCACTTTGAAAGCCCTAATTGTATGAATTTCTAACCAGTCCAGTTGCTATCACTACCTCACCCCCACAAACTTGGGCACAAACACAGCCAAAGAAAAATAGTATTTATAGAGTTGCCGATAgctatatgtatacatattttcaagaaaaaacattttcaacaaaaaaagagCTGAAAACAGCAATACATGTAATCCTTTTTCACCCTCTTATTCCTGGttaatatttataaaatatggGAGTTTATAATGAGGTtattaatacatatatatatatatatatatatgcatataaggaTTACTGAACTTTTTGCATGATcgctatacacacacacacacatatatgtgttTGTGcgcgtgtgtgtatatatgtataactTCCTGCAGAAGAAAGGAAcataatatgtgtgtgtgtgtgtgtgcgcgtgcttgtatatatgtatatgtatgcatgcatgtatgtatatttGTATATGTGAAACTCAAACTTACCAGGGATATCCCATGGCTCAGACTTGTTGAGGTCAACTTCAATCATAAGGGTTGAGTCAGATTGAGCCACCTTCTTCATCAAATAGTCACACACAAGCTCTTCGTCTCTTGGATGGAACCTGAACCCTGGTGGCAACTTTGCCTCCACCATGCTTATGTTGCTCATTttcttcagagagagagagagagagagagagagagagagagagagagagagagagagagagagagagagagagcagaggaAATGTTTTGTCGCGAGAGATCTCAATTCTCAGAGAAAGAAAGGCAAGTGGGAGGTgtataaatatgaaaaataatcaGGGGAAAACGAAGAGGGGTTTAAGTCAACTAGTAATTCCGTGTAAAAAGCTGTTAAagttttgtaggatttgattAGCACAATCCATCTTTTAGTTTGCCTACGTGTCATGATGATGTGGACAAACCAAAATCAACCTGCAGACGTGTACATTAATAACTGGGGTGGGGTTGGGGGAAATTTagttgagttgtttttgttccCCTGCGCTTTCAATCTTCTTGGAATTACTTTATATTGTTATTAGgctaaagtaaaaaaaattacctTAATTATTGAGGTCACGataatttcatacctcatcttttaaaattgacaatgtcataccacatcttacgaatttgtgacaatgtcatacctccgtcaatttttctgttaatttttctgttaagtgttgATGTGGCAAGAGACGAggaccactcactaatccagctagattaaaaaataattaaatattaaaaaattaagaataaaaaaactaaaaaaaaaattcctaggTGTGCGGCATCCCCTTTCCTTCACCCgcaccaatttcaatttttttttgttcttctctctcctccttcttcttctcctggGCTGAAGCTGGATTTgtcaccttttcttttttttttccttcttcttcttcttcttgggtcgAAATTgggtatgaattttttttttcttttttttttttgttttgttttgtttttttgttttttgttttgttttgtttctaggtTGCAGGTAGAGGGAAAAAGGGACGAAGATGAAGATAGGGAGGAGACAGAgagggttcttcttcttcttgggccgGAACTGGGTtcgaaattttcttttttttctttttttttcatttttgtttctgaGTTGCAGGGAGGgaaaaggggaagaagatgaagatgggggaggaGAGATGAGTGCGCGTtgggttggggttttttttttttttcttttcttttctccttcttcttcttcttctgtagGAGGgggtgttttaattttttttcttcttcttcttccttcttccttcttctgggttgcagtttggattttttttttcttttcttttttctcctcctccttttcttcctct
This region includes:
- the LOC137730228 gene encoding NAC domain-containing protein 21/22-like, giving the protein MSNISMVEAKLPPGFRFHPRDEELVCDYLMKKVAQSDSTLMIEVDLNKSEPWDIPESACVGRKEWYFYSQRDRKYATGLRTNRATATGYWKATGKDRSIRRKGILVGMRKTLVFYQGRAPKGRKSDWVMHEFRLEGPLSPPEISPLKEDWVLCRVLYKNREIAAKPSMGISCYDDTSTLTLPALMDSYISFDGQTQTQTHTETQPQEYEQVPCFSMFSQNQTNPIFTHTDITSSQPNIPTKHNNNTNTTTFGGLPNVTNFLDPFSCDKKVLKAILSHLTKMESTTYPTLDGSSPSLGEGSTENYLSDVGMPNNIWSHY